ATCTTCTGTTCTTCTCCACTAAATCATCAGATCTGGTTACAAAAATGATGGTGGCGCAAGGAGCTCGCAATGACAAATGGTGTGCAACGGAGGTGATGAAGCGGTGGCTCACTGCCGGAGGCGGTGGCTCGCCTGAGGGACTGTGAGacaaaagaggaagaaaaaacTTCATAATTTAAATGGGCATTTTTGTAATTTAGATGGGGAATAGTAACTAAACCACCATGggtcagtttcaaactgaccCACGCTAGGCGCAGCCATGAGAAGTGCTAAAGTGAATAATACAAAGATTAGTTGTGTTATTTTGTCACTTTGGTTTTTATTTGTGTAGTTATTCCCTTCTAGAAGCATAGTCTAGCGATAGCGATCGGTTCCTAATTTAGAGGAAAACAACTATGATTTTTCTACGtacatattattattttctttaggggttgtctaaatgacccatgataaagtttgggttaaacaacccatcatccaatcacattggagataaatgagttggaaataaattaataaataaaatatagaaattccaactcatttatctccaatgtgattggatgatgagttatttaacccaaactttatcatgagtcatttagtgCTTGTTTGTGTTACTGTTACGTTCACCTCAACGCCAACTCCACTCCATGGTTGCTTTCACGTTCAATGCCTAGGAATGTGTGTTTTTGTCTTGGAACGTGTGCTAACAGGGTTGAAACGGAAAAACAAACAAGCACTTAGACAACCCTTTTCTCTACCTTTCTCAATCTTCTCTTCTGTTTTCATTCAGAAATTCTTAGTAGTGCAAGTTGAATCTGGCAAATAATAACTGGTTATTATAGCATATGCGAAACTTTATCTCTAGATCCACTGTGAGTTGTGTGTCACCACTCACCTTCCCATAATTGGTAAAACAACTTTCATTAGCATATCATCTGAAATATTTTGGCAATTTACATTACTCATTATATCCCatatttttacttttcttttctttttctatgcCTCTCACTTTAATGAGTAATAATTCGTTTACACCTCATttttcttccatctcatttacattcttgtttctttctatctctctgcATCTCCTATTATATtactcatttttctctcttttcttcttattttatcAAAGTGGAGGTGAAAAAGGTGCATGCACAAACTATATATTATTCACTTTTAATATATAGGTGATACTAGTCTTCATGTTTATAAGCATACTGGAAAGTAATTTATTCACACTCCTCATACCCACGATGATGTGAATAATTGTGCTAGAAAAATAAATCGAATTAAACACATGGTAGGTGAGTATGTACATTGTTCatgtttcaaattcaaataattcTTTCTCAAAAACTTAAGcttaatttttataataatcGGTTGCTAGCTTGgtgcttaattatatttttatacatAGGTCCAACATGTGAAAAGATAAGACAAAGATGATGGAATCTCCCACGATGACTTTTTGGGTTTCATTGCATGTAATGTTAAGGAAATTAAAGATAGTTTTAGTACATTATATTATTGATTGATTTAATTGCATGTAACGTTAAGGAAAGTTGGTTTTAGTACACATATCGCGCGATATTGATGTCAAAGGGGAAGAGCATGTGGCCAGCCATGTTGTTGAATATTTCATAAGAACTTGTCCTCATTTTGAGTTTGTTTTGTACGAGCTTCTATTTTTAATATGATGTCGATCTCACTAAAGTACTGTACGTGTCCTACTGATCTCATTTTTAATTCATAAGTTTAGAGGGAAAATGAGTGATAAAACTCTCATAGTCTCATTACTTTAATTTTTATCTCCATTCCTAAATTGGGGATATGAAGGAGGGACGAGAAAATTTAAAAGTTCTAAATTATGCTGATTAAGACTACACTTTTCATTTTGTATTTTAATAATTACTTTatattgtctaaatgacccatgataaagtttgggttaaataacccaccatccaatcacattggagataaatgagttggaaataaattaataaataaaatctagaaattccaactcacttatctcgaTTAGATGGtaggttatttaacccaaactttatcataggtcatttagacaaccacTGTGCCTAACAAATTTTAATTAGTTACCAACACAAGATTCTTCACTCATGTGGTACAACTTTCATTTTTGGAGTTTCTTCATATGATCGATTCAAGCTATTTTACTTCGTTGCTTTCGTTTGTCAATATTTAGTGAgggtaaataaataataaattacttTGTTAGGCTTTTCTTattataaattaagaaaaaagttGGTTCACAAATTAAACGACtttcttataaattaattttaaaacgtCACGAGcatattataaattaaataagatgTATAAAATGTAaccttttataaaaataaaaaacataatttatGATCGAGTGCCCCAATTTTTAATACAGTGCACTGTAGAATTACTATTATTAAAAGTTATAATCGCATTTTAAAAGTAATATTAATAAAAGTAAATTTGTTCAAaaatcttttctcttctctcataaattaaataaaaaactatacTAAACACGTAAATCAACTGATACAATATTGTTGTAGCTTAAAAAATTCTCATggcttaaaaataaaaagagttaCTTCACCCCATTTCCCTCCACTTAACCAACATGACACAAGAATTGAAATCTTTCCCCATTCCTTCTCTTCTTGAATCAAGCATATTAATAATACCTCTCACTCTTGAATCAATCCATGTGCTGGACTAAATTGGAAATTGCTGTTATGTAGGATCCTTTAGTTTTTTATATGTTGGAGTCTTGTAATTGCTGTTCTTTTTATCTCTATTTTAATCAGCTTGGCTTTGCCTTTTCATGTATTTGGGTTCGGTTACCCTTGTGCCTCCAATAAATACATGTTTTTGCCCATAAAGAAAAATACATATCACTCTTCTTAATTAACATTCTGTATTGCGATAAAACTTAAATCATGatgattaacttttttttttctcacggAAGAGGGCAGATCATGAAAAGCATTTTGTATCATTGGTCATCAAGAAAGTTAAACTTTATAGAGTGGGTGATTCAGTGAATTTACGCAATTGATAAAACGTGGACACAAATGGAAATTTACATTTCACAAAGTTAATGGAAATCCAAATGGGCACATAATAAAAACAAGCCTAAGTTCTTTTTACCTACCTAGATGATTGAATGTGAAATGAGTTAATTAGAAAAGATAAACCAATAAACTTGTCGCCAAGTAGCATCACTTCTGTTCTCACTGCGAAATTGTGGTGTTCAAAGTGAGTGTTTGATCTCTCTTCCCCACCATGATCAGCAATTGAGAAGATTAATTCAATATAACTAATAAATCattgcttaccaaaaaaaaaaattaacccacACAAAGGCAAGGGTAAGTATGtttgtatattttataataaaaatagaaaaaaatgtgATGGTACATGACATGACAAAAATTATACTTCattgtttatatattttttttatacatcggaaatggattgtttatatattttacaatagaatgttgaatttttttatcatttgaGAAGTAAACAAAATGGTACTATCTTATTTCaaatacattaaattttagttattatacttataaaaaaaactctgtgtgttcatttcaaaaaaaatgttattttcttttttctacgAGAGTTGGAAAATATAAAGTtattttgtggtttttttttatttatttatatttttggacaacttgtttttatttttctggtcAACAACATATGCTATTCTTTTTTGGTCGAAGAAAACATGTTCATTGAATAAGGGGCCAGAGGCCCAAATATTGGGCCGAAGCCCTTacatcctttcaaaaaaaaaaactaggctGCCATATAATACgtgtgtttttactttttttagaTAAGCGTTACATTAAGAGCATGGGCTCCGATATGGTTCTGGGCCTTGTATTGGGCCGTGACATTTCGCTTTATTTGATAATTGTGTTTTTTCAATACAAACTCACAAttgtcccaaaaaaaaaaatacaaactcACAAATATTTCATTAACAATCGTTTATTGGCATTGCAAGCATCGTCCACATTATTGGTACTTGTCCATTGTTATTTGTGAAATAGAATGATGAGATGGAAAAGAAAGTGACATGAATTTTACTTCAAGTCTATGTGTGATAATTCTTTAGTGGTGACACAGTGAGATACAATGAGAGTGCACATGCAAAAAACATCATAATGCTCGTTGTTGATTAGAGAAATAATATCaaatcttaaaaaaatattgtaaatgaATGATTTATAGGCATGATAAGATCATGTATTTGATGCATTGAGTCATAATGGCTACACTTTAATAACCTTACATTTGTATAGTAATTGTATCGACTTTATTCTACTCGATTGACCGTTGAGGTAAACCTTGTCTTAGTCATTTTGATTAGCTAATATGACATTCATTCGGTTATGAAACCTCCAAATCATTGTTAGGCTCTGTGGCTATTTGCGCTCGTCATAATAGACTACAAAATTTATCATTTGCTAACGATTCTTGAGAAATCCTTGTAGGATCACTTGTaatttttgaaaagattttagATTGGTAATTGAAACACAAATTAAAACACGGTAACTTGAGAAACTACACTTTGTAACTTCTCTTCAAAAGTGATTTCATAGGCTACATTTTGTAACTTctattctggctatggaagggGCTTTTGTACCCAAGTGGTATagtttatttttgaaattacaGTTTTttggtacttttttttttatttaccaaactagtataaatcgccactgtcagtggcgattctatttttttttactttttaaaagaatcgccaatgctattggcgttttcttttcttttcttaaaatcgccaacacagttggcgttttcttattatttttttttcttaaaatcgccAACACAGTTGGCTTTttctactttttatttttttaattttttttaaaatagtaattaaaatgGTATTTAATCAATTGATACTCACACATAATTTTGTGCCATTACTCACTTTTGCAACACTTTGatcataaatatttgaactgATATTTAAGGATAAACATATGCATTACATAATTTAGTTCAAgcgaaaattattttttattgtgaAGTCGAGCAACAATGGATTTTTTTCCGCACGGTCGTTGCCTTTGAGGTTCTTCCAGCATTTgattttcatttccttcatttcCGGTTGGAAGCACAGTTGGCGATTTATTtggaaaaaataaggaaaaaaaaaataaaaaaaaaaataagaaaacgctAACTGTTggcgattttaagaaaaaataaataaataagaaaacgTCAACTGTGCTggcgattttaagaaaaaaaaaagaaaaaaaaacgccaaccatgttggcgatttatttaaaaaacaaaaaaaaacaaaaacgccaatagcattggtgattattttaaaaagtaaaaaataaatagaatcgccactgacagtggcgatttatactagtttggtaaataaataaaaatgttcCCCAAAATTGTAATTTCCAAAATAAACTATACCACCTGGGTACAAAAGCTATGGAAGGTGAGAAAACAAGTTTACTTTACCAATTCAGACTACCCAATCCAAACACTGTCTTACACTTCTTGTTCGAAGACTTGGTCCAAAAACAACTACAAGTTGTTCAAAACATGTCATTTTCCAAAGCAATTACGTGGCTGTGGGGATTGCTGACTAATACCAAAGTCAGCTACTGTTTGCTTTGCCACTTAGTTTtcttcatccaaagctgaaggGTAAGGAAGAAAAAGCTTGGAAATGGACCTGGAAAGAAAGATTAAAGGGTCCAAGCAAGTGGGAGCAAATGGCCAAGCTCATCCAATAAATAAAGACAGAGAAGAGAAAGATACCATGTGGAACAAAGTAGGAGAATATACAATACAATCTTATATTTATTGGGTCACAGTCATAGCCATCTTAAAATGACTTGTTCTTACTATATTCATTCCAAACTTCAAACCCCTTGTTTTACCCTTCAGGTTCAAGGCCAACagtaagaagaagaacaagtggGGTGGTCTTATTCTTTGCTTGTTGGTTTGGATTTCTTGAAAAATTCTCATCTTTAAACATGTGGGGCCTGAGATTCTAACTAAGCTCAAGAGTAGAATAATCAGTTTCCTTTGTCTGATCAGCTTTGCAATCTCTCTGCAGGTACCATTCACTTTCCCTGAGTTTCTTTCTTGTACTGCTTGTGTGATTTTCTTTCTGTTTCTATTCACTTCTTATCAGTTAACTTAAATAACTATCTGTTGTTTCCCAGCTATAGtttatttattctcttcttTAActgattattcttttttttctccaaAAATACAGTTTTCATGAATGATTAACTAATTATGATGGAAAAGCGAGACTTTTCTGAATTCCTATCAGAGCTAATAGTGCTAAGCAATGAGGTTGCTTCTTTTGCCAAGAATCCTGAAATTGAGATAGATGCTTTTGATGAGTTTGCTATGCTCGTTGAGAAATTCGCACCTATCTTCAATGATTTGAGGGACAAAAGCACAATCATGGGCAAGCCAGCTATTAGAAAATCGTTGGAATCAATTGAGAATGAGCTTAACCGTGCTAAAGCTTTGATCAGAAGTCCCTATTTGAAAGAGCCTGTTAAACAAATTGAGGACATAACTCGTGATCTTGGTCGATCATTTGGCCTGCTTATTGTGGCTAGCCTTGAAGTGTCCACAGATTTTAGAGAAAAGATTGGTGTATTGCAAAAGCAGTTGATGAATGCAAGATTTGGTGGATATAATACTAGTCTAACTTCAAGTCCAGTGTCAAATTTTGTCAGGGATGTGAAGGTGGAAGGGGAAATAGAAGAGGAAATAGTTAATGTCATTGTCACCCTTGAGGATGTTGTGCTGCAACTTAAGAATGGTAGTGCTGAAGAATTTGCTGTTGTACTTATGAGACTAAAGAAGTTAATCAGGGATGGACAACTGGATAGTGGTTTAATTAATGAGAATTTTATTGTTTGTGTTCTTTTTAATCGTCTAAGTTCATGTAAGGCAGAAGATAGGCTCACAGTCATTCAATTGCTACGAAGTATCGCCTTGGGAAATGATGAGTCAAAGGTAAAATCCAGTGAGATTGTCccatttggaagagcttatttgatcTTATTTTAAAACATAAGTGCTTATGAAAGTGTTTGTGAGAGTTTgtgtaaatagcttatgacctacttataagctattttgagcttattttcataagctacttatattagcttatgaataagtgcttatGCCTACCTACGAcctattttcaacttatttcaaCAAGCTTCTCAAATTAAGTTATTGAATAAGTACTTATGTGATAAGCGCTTATTGTCATAAAGGACTTAATTAATCTGTTTACCCAAGCGCACCGTGAATTCAAAGCACTTCTAGTTTTTAGTTATCTTATGTTCTAAAGTACTTCTGTGCAGGAGAAGATGGCAAATATTGAGTTTTTATCAGCATTGGTGAAGTCTCTAATAAGGGGTGAAGAAGAGAGGAGGGAAACAGTGGGACTGTTGCTAGAACTATCTGACCTTGCCGCAGTTAGACGTCAGATTGGAAGAATTAAGGGGTGCATTCTTATGTTAACTTCTATCCTGAATGGAATTGACCCTGTTGCTTCACATGATGCAGCAAAGTTATTGGATATATTATCCAGTAATTCTCAAAATGCACTTCATATGGCTGCAGCTGGTTACTTTAGGCCACTAGTGCATTATTTGGAGAAAGGTAGTGCTAAATTTTGCTTCACTGAAATTGCTAAATTTCTTTGTTATTTTATATGGAGCATGCATTGATCATATTAATACAAGTGATTTAAGAACTATAATTAGTTGAGGATGAAAATCATCATATCTCTGGATTTTATATAATAATCTGATAGTCTTGGCAAACCTTATAATGTAATCTGATAGCATGAGTTGGTGTTTCCCTCTATCTAAATGTGACATGCATTTACTGATAACAAATTTAGTTTGTATGATGTCCTGTATTTGGGTCTATGTTAACgattttaattatataaatcAAACAAATTGCAACTAGCTGGTTCAATAGTGAGAATGTCACGGAAAACTTTTGTAGCATCTTCAAATGTGAAGGTAAATTAAATGCTATGTTTACACAATAGTtgcaatgagacttcaaaactAATCCAGCCAAAAAATAAGGATCTTCAACCAACTACTTCAAACCTAATACCTGTTTTGCAAAATTTGTAGGCATTAGATGTTGCTAAAGTGAGCCTTTTGATTCAACTCACTGTAATTAAGTAAAAAAACCCTTTTGATTCAACTCAATGAATTAAGGTGTGGGGTCAATATGAATTTAAAATTTAGGACTGAGCTGTAATTGCAATAAACTGATTAATCAAGATTGCATTGATCAACAGAAATGGCACCCTAAAGGCCAAACTTGTTCTTCAAATAAAGCAGTGGAGCAATTACTTTCATCTTTACTTAGTTACATGTGTAGTTTATAGATGAGCCCATAATAGGAGTTGAAGTAAATTTCTCTGCATTCCCTTAACTTGAAAACTTCAATTCAGACCATGTTATCGCAGGATCTGACATGAACAAAATCCTTATGGCAACATCACTTTCTAGGTTGGTTCTCACTGATCACTGCAAACTTTCCCTTGGACAAGAGGGGGCAGTTGAATCCCTTGTCAAAATGTTTAACTCAGGGAAGCTTGAGTCCAAGTTATCTGCTCTAAATGCATTGCAAAACCTTTCGAGCTTGACCGAAAATGTGCAACGTCTGGTCAAAACTGGAATTGTAGGATATCTGCTGCAACTCCTTTTCTCTGTAACTTCTGTGCTCATGACTTTGCGGGAGCCTGCATCAGCTATGCTCGCAAGAATTGCTCAGTCAGAATCCTTTCTTGTAAACCAAGACGCGGCGCAGCAAATGCTTTCACTTTTGAGTCTTAACAACAGCAAGGTAATTCAAGGTCATCTATTAGAAGCTCTAGACAGCATTGCGTCCCATCCTGGTGCTTCTAAAGTGAGAagaaaaatgaaggaaaaaggtGCCCTTCAGCTAATTTTACCCCTTCTGAAGGAAACTAAAATAAGGAGCAAGGCCTTGAGTTTGCTATATACTCTCTCCAAAGATCTAACAGAAGAGTTTAGTGAACATCTTGATCAAACTCATCTTCTCAACATTGTTAACATTGTCATATCAACAACATCAGATAATGAAAAGGCTAATGCTGTTGGCATACTGAGTAATCTTCCGGTTAACGATAAGAAAGTGACAGATATGCTAAAGAGAGCAAATTTGTTGCCAATGTTGGTACACATTATGGATTCAAGCACTGGAAGTAACTCACTCACAAGAAGTATCATAGCTGAGAGTATTGCAGGTATTGTAATCCGGTTCACGTGTGCCTCTGACAAGAAACTACAACTTCTTTCAGCAGAGCAAGGGGTGATTCCTTTGCTTGTAAAAGTTCTCTCAGGTGGTTCAACAATCACAAAATTTAGAGCTGCTACCTCTCTGGCTCAACTATCACAAAATTCTCTACCTCTCAGGAGGTCTTGGAAGTCAAGGTGGTTGTGTGCTTCTCACTCAGTTAATAATGCATATTGTGAAGTTCATGATGGCTATTGCTTTGTGAACAGCACTTTTTGTCTGATTAAAGCAGGTGCTGTTTCTCCACTTATCCAAATATTGGTAGATAAGGATGAGGAAGCAGTGGAAGCTTCTCTGAGTGCCCTTTCAACTCTCTTGCAGGATGAAATTTGGGAAGGAGGTGTGAAATGCATAGCTGAATTGTCAGGAGTAGACCCTATTGTGAAAATTTTAGAAACTGGTAATTTGAAGGTTCAAGAAAAAGCACTGTGGATGTTGGAGAGAATATT
This portion of the Lotus japonicus ecotype B-129 chromosome 3, LjGifu_v1.2 genome encodes:
- the LOC130747507 gene encoding U-box domain-containing protein 44-like, producing the protein MMEKRDFSEFLSELIVLSNEVASFAKNPEIEIDAFDEFAMLVEKFAPIFNDLRDKSTIMGKPAIRKSLESIENELNRAKALIRSPYLKEPVKQIEDITRDLGRSFGLLIVASLEVSTDFREKIGVLQKQLMNARFGGYNTSLTSSPVSNFVRDVKVEGEIEEEIVNVIVTLEDVVLQLKNGSAEEFAVVLMRLKKLIRDGQLDSGLINENFIVCVLFNRLSSCKAEDRLTVIQLLRSIALGNDESKEKMANIEFLSALVKSLIRGEEERRETVGLLLELSDLAAVRRQIGRIKGCILMLTSILNGIDPVASHDAAKLLDILSSNSQNALHMAAAGYFRPLVHYLEKGSDMNKILMATSLSRLVLTDHCKLSLGQEGAVESLVKMFNSGKLESKLSALNALQNLSSLTENVQRLVKTGIVGYLLQLLFSVTSVLMTLREPASAMLARIAQSESFLVNQDAAQQMLSLLSLNNSKVIQGHLLEALDSIASHPGASKVRRKMKEKGALQLILPLLKETKIRSKALSLLYTLSKDLTEEFSEHLDQTHLLNIVNIVISTTSDNEKANAVGILSNLPVNDKKVTDMLKRANLLPMLVHIMDSSTGSNSLTRSIIAESIAGIVIRFTCASDKKLQLLSAEQGVIPLLVKVLSGGSTITKFRAATSLAQLSQNSLPLRRSWKSRWLCASHSVNNAYCEVHDGYCFVNSTFCLIKAGAVSPLIQILVDKDEEAVEASLSALSTLLQDEIWEGGVKCIAELSGVDPIVKILETGNLKVQEKALWMLERIFRVDGYRVKYGESAEAVLIDLAQKNDSGLKPTVAKVLALLELLQAQSSYF